A region from the Geotrypetes seraphini chromosome 10, aGeoSer1.1, whole genome shotgun sequence genome encodes:
- the LOC117368606 gene encoding olfactory receptor 5I1-like: protein MENQTLVKEFLLLGFSNLPELQLTLFCVFLSLYVSTLTGNVLIIILTRVDPQLEMPMYFFLSCLSFLEICYTSVTIPKMLINFLAKTNTISFFECAIQLYFFISLGSIECSLLAVMAYDRYVAVCNPLGYPIVMNKAVCLRLVVTSWLSGFFNSTIHTVMTFRLPFCSSKQIQQFFCDIPPLLKLACIDTLANEVVLFTVGGFYGMGCFVLTLISYIHIILAILKIRSSISRHKTFSTCTSHLIVVILFFGTSFFMYLRPTSKHSLDWESLVPVFYAVVTPTLNPIIYSLRNKEVKGALQKIISRKVTLYRKSQLHKVRFG from the coding sequence ATGGAAAACCAGACTCTGGTGAAAGAATTTCTTCTGTTGGGATTCTCAAACCTTCCGGAGCTGCAGCTTACTCTCTTCTGTGTGTTTCTTTCACTTTATGTCTCCACGTTGACCGGGAATGTCCTGATTATTATCCTAACCAGGGTCGATCCTCAGCTGGAAATGCCCATGTACTTCTTCCTCAGTTGCCTCTCCTTCCTGGAGATCTGTTACACATCCGTCACCATCCCTAAGATGCTGATAAACTTCCTGGCAAAAACAAACACCATCTCCTTCTTTGAGTGTGCCATTCAGCTCTATTTCTTCATTTCATTGGGAAGTATTGAATGCAGTCTCCTTGCTGTGATGGCTTATGATCGCTATGTGGCAGTGTGCAATCCCTTGGGCTACCCCATTGTCATGAACAAGGCTGTATGTCTACGACTGGTAGTCACTTCCTGGTTGAGTGGCTTCTTTAACTCAACAATCCACACTGTCATGACATTCCGTCTCCCGTTCTGCTCCTCCAAACAGATCCAACAGTTCTTCTGCGACATCCCACCACTGCTGAAACTGGCATGCATAGACACTTTGGCCAATGAGGTAGTGTTGTTTACTGTAGGTGGCTTCTATGGAATGGGCTGCTTCGTACTGACCCTCATTTCATACATTCATATCATCTTGGCCATATTGAAGATTCGCTCTTCGATAAGTAGACACAAGACCTTCTCTACTTGCACTTCCCACCTCATTGTTGTGATCTTGTTCTTTGGAacttccttcttcatgtacctaCGACCCACCTCAAAGCATTCACTAGATTGGGAGAGTCTGGTCCCTGTGTTCTATGCTGTTGTGACTCCAACACTGAACCCAATCATCTACAGCTTGAGGAACAAGGAGGTGAAGGGGGCCCTGCAAAAAATCATATCCAGAAAAGTGACTTTGTATAGAAAATCTCAGCTTCACAAAGTGAGGTTTGGATGA